One Mercenaria mercenaria strain notata chromosome 12, MADL_Memer_1, whole genome shotgun sequence DNA segment encodes these proteins:
- the LOC123533599 gene encoding fibrinogen-like protein A produces the protein MKCTFLFVCLLTFAAVWNFISSVDIRFRKYEFVFEGYRCIPNETAFEYENISDSYKCSKLCHVNNACLSFSYKPDSYQCIGCRVNLGIRPSSYESYPGSLYFHTKTETSCKEISENNRFVPSGQYKIRLSKSKKVQTVYCDMDTDGGGWTVFQHRFDHSLYFNRTFSEYESGFGALNGEFWLGLKTVQEMTYQVRPTLRLDVRTDDDMMFTETYQNFYLDKGPRYTLRFGEQVNDVGSEGYLKTNKNQHFSTYDVDQDSASASNCARNNGGGWWYNACTWISLNRAVRSRDGMLNIGTYGHTGKYITTSKMMFR, from the exons ATGAAGTGTActtttttatttgtgtgtttgtTGACTTTCGCTGCAGTTTGGAACTTCATTTCCTCTGTTGATATTAGATTTAGAAAATACGAGTTTGTTTTCGAAGGATACAGGTGCATACCAAATGAAACCGCCTTTGAATATGAAAACATTTCTGATTCTTACAAATGCAGCAAGCTTTGTCACGTGAATAACGCGTGTCTCAGCTTCTCCTACAAACCGGATTCTTACCAGTGCATTGGATGTCGTGTTAATCTTGGCATCAGACCCAGCAGTTATGAGTCGTATCCTGGTTCGCTATATTTCCACACTAAGACAG AAACCAGCTGCAAAGAAATTTCAGAGAATAACCGCTTTGTGCCAAGTGGCCAGTATAAGATAAGGTTATCGAAGTCAAAGAAGGTACAAACAGTGTACTGTGACATGGACACAGACGGCGGAGGCTGgact GTGTTCCAACACAGATTTGACCATTCACTATACTTTAACCGAACTTTCTCGGAATATGAAAGCGGTTTTGGCGCCTTAAATGGTGAATTTTGGTTAG GTCTCAAGACTGTGCAGGAAATGACATATCAGGTTAGACCTACGCTCAGGCTTGATGTCAGAACGGATGATGACATGATGTTTACCGAAACCTACCAGAACTTTTATCTTGACAAAGGCCCACGCTATACCCTTCGTTTTGGTGAACAAGTGAATg atgtAGGTTCAGAGGGTTATCTTAAGACAAACAAAAATCAGCATTTCTCGACTTATGACGTTGACCAAGATAGTGCCTCAGCCTCGAACTGTGCTAGGAATAATGGTGGTGGTTGGTGGTACAATGCCTGCACCTGGATATCTCTAAATAGAGCTGTTCGTAGTCGCGATGGGATGCTAAATATAGGTACCTATGGACATACCGGAAAATATATCACAACCTCTAAAATGATGTTTCGATGA